The Streptomyces durmitorensis genome contains the following window.
AAGTCCGGGAACGCGAAGTCCAGGAACGCGGAGAAGTCCGGGAACACGGAGAAGAGGGACGGCGCATGACCACGACGCTCGCGACCACGACGAAGCTCGCGACCGCGACGAAGAGCCGCGACCTCTTCCTCGTCGCGAACACCGTCGACGAACTCGGCGGCGTCACCGCCTGGGCCCACCAGATGGCCCGGCTCTTCCAGGGCAACGGCCACCGGGTGCACGTCATCGGCGTCCACGAGGCCGAGCTGAAGCTGGTGCTCCCCGACGACCTCGGCTACCCCGTGACCAGCCTCTACCGCGAGCACCCGCAGACCCCGCGCCCGGCACGGGGCCTCGGCCGCCTCAACGTGGTGGCGCGGCGCCGCGAGTCGGCACGGGTCGCCGCCAAGCGCCGCACCGTCGACCGGCTCTCGGAGCTCTTCCGTGCCGCACGCCCCGGCGCGGTCGCCATCGTCACGCAGGTCTGGCCGATGGAGTGGATCAGGGAGGCGGACACCGCGGGCCTGCGCATCATCGGCATGAGCCACGAGTCGTACGCCTACACCCGCGCCTGCCACCGCTACCGCGCGGTCAGGCGCAGTTACCCCTCCGTGGACCGCTGGCTCGCGCTCACCCAGGAGGACGCCGACGACTGGATCGCCGACGGCATGCACAACGTCGGCGCGATGCCCAACGCCCTGGCCCACCTCCCCGCGGTGCCCTCGCCCCGCGACCGG
Protein-coding sequences here:
- a CDS encoding glycosyltransferase, which translates into the protein MTTTLATTTKLATATKSRDLFLVANTVDELGGVTAWAHQMARLFQGNGHRVHVIGVHEAELKLVLPDDLGYPVTSLYREHPQTPRPARGLGRLNVVARRRESARVAAKRRTVDRLSELFRAARPGAVAIVTQVWPMEWIREADTAGLRIIGMSHESYAYTRACHRYRAVRRSYPSVDRWLALTQEDADDWIADGMHNVGAMPNALAHLPAVPSPRDRRVVCSIGRLADQKGVDMLVDTWALVAPQRPDWTLRIYGAGADEADLRRQCTRLGLDGSVEWRGRTSDVPGVLAESSLFVQSSRGEGFPLALMEAMASAVPCAAFDCAPGVREIVRHGEDGLLAPAGDIEALADRLLRLTGNPRLRDAMGERARMNVQRFSEARVLSRWEQLFELLER